From a single Litorilinea aerophila genomic region:
- a CDS encoding ABC transporter permease — protein sequence MYRYIIRRIIWSIPVLLLLTFTVFALMRIIPGGPFDFAGDKALPRAVTENLERRHHLDWPLLWQFTSYLLGDDVAGFICEGMPVIPGCDAVLQSYQLGVSRGLIRGDLGISMRQRGRSINEIVGESFPISLQLGILSMGLALIIGIPLGTLAALRQNTWLDYTSSFFAIIGLSIPNLVLGPLLIWIFALKLNWFPVSTWGAKPPFLLGFIPIPDLKFWAHATLPTIALGTALSASIARLTRASLLQVIREDYIRTARAKGLAENVVVVRHALKNSLIPVVTILGPLTIAVVTGSFVTEFIFGIPGMGKHFITSIGNRDYPLITGVTVVYATLLVVANLVVDILYAWLDPRIRYD from the coding sequence ATGTACCGTTACATTATCCGGCGCATTATCTGGTCCATCCCGGTGCTACTGCTGTTGACTTTCACCGTTTTTGCGCTGATGCGCATCATCCCGGGTGGTCCCTTTGACTTTGCCGGCGACAAAGCATTACCGAGAGCTGTTACCGAAAATCTGGAGCGACGCCACCACCTGGACTGGCCACTTTTGTGGCAGTTTACGTCCTACCTGCTGGGCGACGATGTGGCCGGCTTCATCTGCGAAGGCATGCCCGTCATCCCCGGCTGCGACGCCGTGTTGCAAAGCTACCAGCTGGGTGTATCCCGGGGCCTGATCCGGGGCGACCTGGGTATCTCCATGCGACAGCGGGGGCGAAGCATCAACGAAATCGTGGGGGAATCCTTCCCCATTTCCCTCCAGTTGGGCATCCTCTCCATGGGGCTGGCCTTGATCATCGGCATCCCTCTGGGAACGCTGGCCGCGCTGCGTCAGAACACGTGGCTGGACTACACCAGCAGTTTCTTCGCCATTATCGGCCTGTCCATTCCCAACCTGGTCTTGGGCCCCCTGCTGATCTGGATCTTCGCGCTGAAGCTGAACTGGTTCCCCGTCTCCACCTGGGGCGCCAAGCCGCCCTTCCTGCTGGGCTTCATACCCATCCCCGACCTGAAGTTCTGGGCCCATGCCACCCTGCCCACCATTGCCCTGGGCACTGCCCTCTCAGCCAGCATCGCCCGGCTGACCCGGGCCAGTCTGCTCCAGGTGATCCGGGAAGATTACATCCGCACGGCCCGGGCCAAAGGGCTGGCGGAGAACGTGGTGGTGGTCCGCCACGCCCTGAAAAACAGCCTGATCCCGGTGGTGACCATCCTGGGGCCGCTGACCATCGCCGTGGTGACGGGTTCCTTTGTCACCGAATTCATCTTTGGGATTCCGGGCATGGGCAAGCACTTCATCACCAGCATCGGCAACCGGGATTACCCGCTGATCACCGGCGTCACAGTGGTCTATGCCACCTTGTTGGTGGTAGCCAACCTGGTGGTGGACATTCTGTACGCCTGGCTGGATCCTCGCATCCGGTACGATTGA